A DNA window from Azotosporobacter soli contains the following coding sequences:
- a CDS encoding methyl-accepting chemotaxis protein, translating into MEKLERRAGEVAARQPETMKIGAKIVSGFLAVLAVMLISGGISYYLLGQVLVMSNENQESALPMLTQTNKLAVHSAQKVAAIRGFVITGKTSFLDEYKALDKEDDEISKKLMDGSLTPKGKEMAAEAKRLDDAYQKIAFEKAVPLAQAGKKEELFALMANELAPAAAATAKHMEAYEKYRLDRFNTILDQEQDQIEQTMKMSLISLLIALLVGGAVAFVITRMITRPLAAAVHHLDLMAANDFTQRIDGQLLAAKDETGVMARAMDKMILSMREIIKQLGTSSEQMAASSEELLASADQSAAASNEVAISITDVAKGAAGQVSIVGDTKGIVEQIAIGIHQVADNATNVAGVAEKTSNAAQEGGKAVNEATNQMQSIEQSVANTAVVVGKLGERSKEIGQIVDTIASISGQTNLLALNAAIEAARAGEQGRGFAVVAEEVRKLAEQSQAAAQQIAGLIKEIQNDTDAAVTAMEVGNQEVKKGTEVVTSAGQTFQQIVSLINDLSYQVTDISAAVQEIASSSEQIVQSVQKIDGISNNVCDQAEGISAATEEQAASMEEIATASRALANMAETLRQVVAKFQV; encoded by the coding sequence GTGGAGAAATTAGAACGAAGGGCAGGTGAGGTTGCCGCTCGGCAACCGGAAACGATGAAGATTGGTGCGAAGATTGTCTCAGGATTCCTGGCGGTGCTGGCCGTAATGCTGATTTCCGGCGGCATCAGTTATTATCTTCTCGGTCAGGTTCTCGTCATGAGCAACGAGAACCAGGAATCGGCGCTGCCGATGCTGACGCAGACGAATAAGCTGGCGGTGCATAGCGCGCAGAAAGTCGCTGCGATCCGTGGCTTCGTGATCACGGGCAAGACTTCATTTCTCGATGAGTACAAAGCGCTGGACAAGGAAGATGATGAAATAAGCAAAAAGCTGATGGATGGGTCGTTGACGCCGAAGGGCAAGGAAATGGCGGCCGAGGCGAAGCGACTCGATGATGCTTATCAGAAGATTGCCTTTGAAAAAGCGGTGCCGTTAGCACAGGCCGGGAAAAAAGAAGAGCTATTCGCTTTGATGGCCAACGAATTGGCCCCGGCAGCAGCGGCTACGGCCAAGCATATGGAGGCCTACGAAAAATATCGTCTTGATCGCTTCAACACGATTCTCGATCAAGAGCAGGATCAGATCGAACAGACGATGAAAATGAGCTTGATCAGCTTGCTAATCGCGCTCTTGGTCGGCGGTGCAGTCGCGTTCGTGATTACGCGAATGATCACACGGCCGCTCGCGGCGGCGGTGCATCATTTGGATTTGATGGCGGCCAACGATTTTACGCAGCGGATTGACGGCCAACTACTCGCGGCCAAGGATGAGACCGGCGTAATGGCGCGGGCGATGGATAAGATGATTCTCAGTATGCGCGAGATCATCAAGCAGCTGGGGACTTCGTCGGAGCAGATGGCTGCTTCTTCGGAAGAACTGCTGGCCAGCGCCGACCAGTCGGCTGCCGCCTCGAACGAAGTGGCGATTTCGATCACCGATGTGGCGAAAGGCGCTGCCGGTCAGGTCAGCATCGTCGGCGATACCAAGGGCATCGTCGAGCAGATCGCGATCGGCATCCATCAGGTCGCCGATAATGCCACCAACGTAGCCGGTGTGGCGGAAAAAACCTCCAATGCGGCGCAGGAAGGCGGCAAAGCGGTCAACGAAGCGACCAACCAGATGCAAAGCATCGAGCAGTCGGTGGCTAATACGGCTGTGGTCGTCGGCAAGCTTGGCGAGCGCTCCAAGGAAATCGGACAGATCGTCGATACGATCGCGAGTATTTCCGGCCAGACCAACCTCTTGGCGCTCAATGCCGCAATTGAAGCGGCGCGCGCCGGCGAACAGGGGCGCGGTTTCGCGGTCGTAGCCGAGGAAGTACGCAAACTCGCCGAACAGTCGCAGGCTGCGGCGCAGCAAATCGCCGGGCTGATCAAGGAAATTCAAAACGATACCGATGCGGCGGTTACGGCGATGGAAGTCGGCAATCAGGAAGTGAAGAAAGGCACCGAAGTCGTCACCAGTGCGGGACAGACCTTCCAGCAGATTGTCAGCCTGATCAACGATCTGTCGTATCAGGTGACCGATATTTCGGCTGCGGTGCAGGAGATTGCCAGCAGCAGCGAACAGATCGTTCAGTCGGTGCAGAAGATCGACGGCATCAGCAACAACGTTTGCGATCAGGCCGAAGGGATCTCCGCCGCCACCGAAGAACAGGCGGCTTCGATGGAAGAAATCGCCACAGCCAGCCGCGCATTGGCCAATATGGCCGAAACGCTGCGCCAGGTTGTCGCGAAGTTCCAGGTATAA